The Plutella xylostella chromosome 11, ilPluXylo3.1, whole genome shotgun sequence genome contains the following window.
GCCAGGCTTCTGCATTATTTTGTGTTCTTGGTATATTTTGATCTATTAATTCTTTCGTACTCTATTGGTGCGGTTCATACTTAGGTGCTGATGTACTTGTTccatttatgtaattttcGCTAAACCATTGCGCAATCACCTCAGCCTCCGGGGAGATATTACGGCGCCATTCATCGAAATAAGCTGGTATATCGTCAGGGGATAAATACGACAATGCgaataaacatttcatttctGTGGCGAATGTAATATTCTTCCCATATAGTGTTTGAAAGCCCTGACTTTGAATACGCCGGTAAATAATTTGTCCTAGATGGAAATTACAACCTTTAATTGCAACATTGTCGAAATATTGTCTTATGCTCAATCGTGACGCTTTTTCAAAATCCATAATACAGTATCGAGGGCATAAATTAATGCCAGCAGATTCGCAACATTCAAGTATCATTTCAAAAAATGAATCATAACTAGCCTTATCTTTGTGGCTTAAAAGGCCAATTACCATTGGAAACGTTTTGTTTTGATGTGTTGATCCATGGATGGTGTATAGCTGAGTAAAAACATTTGGAGTTATTTTAAACGTGCCATCCATGAGGTAAAATTTTGATTGTCCTAAAATGGTCAGTAATACTTTTGTAGTGTATATGATAATTCGTTTCCCATTGAACATTTTATCCTTCACTATTAAATCTGCTTCTTCGTCGTCGTCACCTTGTAAAATGCTCATATCCAATTCGAAATCAATATTTTCTGGCTCCTTGATTAATTTAGACATTTTCTTTTTGCTTCTGTGTATCACTTGTCTTAGATTACGTTGCGTTGGTAGATaagctgaaataaaaaataaaaatcgttTAATTTCTCAATAAAAATGCGAGTTGGTCACACACTCACCCGTGAAGGGTTCCTGTAACGGTAttgcaaattaaaataatttaaattaattatattagaaatttcatttttaaatcaaaCAATGTAGTTTAGAGTAAGAATacggtaagtaagtatataggtaggtacataccccGTATTTCTGGCAACGTTGTAGCAATAGAATCATTTATGATCTGGCTTGGCTTTTTTGTCGTGTGTTCAATTGAATcctgttttataatatttataacatttgCAACGTTTGCCCTCAAAACATCAGGATCATGATTGTGTTCCTTATCATTCCTGCTAACAAGCGTATGCTTTTCGCTTTCCCGATCGTAAACTGTGATTATCCTTGACTTACAGGAATATTGTTTGTTGCGTCTCAACTCACACGCCCAATAGTATCTATTGCTTTGCACTGCGTTTTTTTCAAACACAAATCCATTTATTTCCAACTTCactcccatttttttttatttaaacatattcAAATCACTATTCTCCGGATTATccattttaataattcaaCGGCAATATCACACGCAAACGATAATACTGATAATacgattttaatttaatattttttattttccaatCTACCCGACGTCGACGCAACAACTATAAGCTCCTGCTCGATAAATAAGAGCAATAAATTTCAACTACGAGTAATCTCAAGTCATAACAAaaaccgaaaaaaaaaacttttgcgAAACAAAGTCTAGgccaaataaatattgaacatATCAAGATTATGCCATTTCATTATTATGCCAAACAAGATTATGCAAAAACAGTTTTTACTAAACGACATTTATGCCATAcaattttcggcgtaacgagactttgaccaaacgttactatgcaatacgagattgggctaataaatcttaggcctaaaaaggtagaaccgtgtGATATGGCGAAATTTATCCAAAACGcactttatttacaaatgaaTTTCGATCAAAATGTGATGAaagtttaaagttatttttgtaattttatttgtatttaaaccAATTATTGCGCCGGATTTAGCAATGAAACATGCGAGGGAAATAGTTACCTTATTAATCGCATTTACAGCGTTTTTCGGTGACTATGTTGTGTTTCAATCAAAATTGTCCAATTCAAAACTGTTGAAAGCTTTAGCAGACAGTGCTGTTCACGGCATTTTGGGCTGTTTATCAGCATTAGCCTTCCTCAGCAACGATACTAACTATTCCACACAGACGCTGATGTACAATGTTATGTTCTGCACACTCATTTCCTGTCTCATTGATGTtgatcatatttttgtagccaAATCCTTTTCACTTCAGGTAAgaacttataattaattaagtactgaTTAGATATGCACTAGACAGTACGTTATGGATAGGCCTCTCTCATTTATTCCatcccaaaggttgcctggaagttATATCTTTTAGTTACATACTgatatattgtattatttcaAGTTTAAAACTGTACTTAATTATTGTATTGCACTCTGTCCTTATATAGATAAGCCGTTATACATAATCACTAACATAAATTACCTTACCATCTGCTTTCAGGACTTAACAAACACCAAATCACGAGGTTTCCTTCACTGCACTTCGCTCTGGCTGTTTGTGACTATTTCCCTACTCACATACAGTTACATTACGAAAAAAGTCAACATATTCTCTATGACCTGGATGCTAATACTTGCATTCTCTAGTCATCACATCCGGGACGGCAACCGAAGAGGGCTATGGATGTACCCATTTGGACACACTCCACCGATACCGAAGTATCTTTACATAGGATTGACTATGTTCCTACCGCATCTTCTTGCcgtcatatacagggtgacaAAGCCAACGAGACACACCGTGTTGGACTACAGTGATGTGGTTACATTAATTTAAGGATGGGTGGAGTTGttctaaacaactttactctcaatacaaaaaaactgttttatcaAATCAGCCATAATATGaaaagaaactttttcatttaattttctaGCTAAAGGCAGGCACGAATGGCAATATCTAGTTGTATATTTTACTGTTTATAGATATTAAGACaaactcaattttatttacctattaaaACCTAAACAAATTGtaattaatacttacattaacatcacaataattaaaacatagttttttaCCTGAATTGTTGCAATCCAATAAATGTGTTGTGAATTTGTCTCCTATCAGCCTATGGAACCTATCACTCTGCCCCTCCACCCAAGTTTTATAGTGATTGattttgtaggtacataattatggtccttttttattttaccaaTATAGCTAGATGTGAAGTTGTATTGTGTGATACATGActtgttattatgattatttctACCTTAACTTTACCTCGCTAAGTATTTGTtactatgaaattaaaagtataggtacctacttatttttttctacttccatgcataatataataattgtgtATTAAGAACCTCTACTATATACCTATTGGTTACTCACAGCATTGAAAttaattagaatagaatagaatagaataaatctttattcaaagaaaacaacttatgctattacatacatcccacaaaaccaaatgtTAATATGGTTTGACTGTGGGTTTA
Protein-coding sequences here:
- the LOC119691854 gene encoding transmembrane protein 267; amino-acid sequence: MKHAREIVTLLIAFTAFFGDYVVFQSKLSNSKLLKALADSAVHGILGCLSALAFLSNDTNYSTQTLMYNVMFCTLISCLIDVDHIFVAKSFSLQDLTNTKSRGFLHCTSLWLFVTISLLTYSYITKKVNIFSMTWMLILAFSSHHIRDGNRRGLWMYPFGHTPPIPKYLYIGLTMFLPHLLAVIYRVTKPTRHTVLDYSDVVTLI